The following are encoded in a window of Mumia flava genomic DNA:
- a CDS encoding SRPBCC domain-containing protein translates to MTESTTARLGTISREGDSVVLRYTRDLAHPPEKVWRAITESEHLKAWFPADIIGQRVEGASLRIAFWPEAIEQAGDEIEASGLDLDDAVLPGTLLTWDPPRVFAFTWDSEHLTFELAPTDAGTRLAVTVRATEPGPRGFASTATGYHVCLDALVASLDGDDADIFDATRIEELEAAYGRLV, encoded by the coding sequence ATGACCGAATCGACGACCGCGCGGCTCGGCACGATCAGCCGTGAGGGCGACTCCGTCGTGCTGCGCTACACCCGCGACCTTGCGCACCCGCCCGAGAAGGTGTGGCGGGCGATCACGGAGTCCGAGCACCTGAAGGCGTGGTTCCCCGCCGACATCATCGGCCAGCGGGTCGAGGGCGCGAGCTTGCGGATCGCGTTCTGGCCCGAGGCCATCGAGCAGGCGGGCGACGAGATCGAAGCCTCGGGTCTCGACCTCGACGACGCGGTCCTGCCGGGGACGCTGCTGACGTGGGATCCGCCGCGGGTGTTCGCGTTCACCTGGGACTCCGAGCACCTCACCTTCGAGCTGGCACCGACCGACGCGGGGACGCGGCTCGCCGTGACCGTCCGGGCGACCGAGCCCGGCCCGCGAGGCTTCGCGAGCACCGCCACCGGTTACCACGTGTGTCTCGATGCGCTCGTCGCCAGCCTCGACGGCGACGACGCGGACATCTTCGACGCCACACGGATCGAGGAGCTCGAGGCAGCGTACGGCCGGCTGGTCTGA
- a CDS encoding ArsR/SmtB family transcription factor: protein MAGSPDVFTVLANPTRRDILALLTHHERSVGELVDVLGTAQPNVSKHLKALGGAGLVRFRVDGPSRHYALVPDRLRELDAWLAPFREIWADRLDALTEHLDAMPDSGPYDGPDDRPYETNDLTEETS from the coding sequence ATGGCCGGCTCACCGGATGTCTTCACCGTGCTCGCGAACCCGACGAGGCGCGACATCCTCGCCCTGCTCACGCACCACGAGCGCAGCGTCGGCGAGCTCGTCGACGTGCTCGGGACGGCCCAGCCGAACGTGTCCAAGCACCTCAAGGCGCTCGGCGGTGCGGGGCTCGTCCGGTTCCGGGTCGACGGGCCGAGCCGTCACTACGCGCTGGTGCCGGATCGGCTGCGTGAGCTGGACGCATGGCTCGCCCCGTTCCGCGAGATCTGGGCCGACCGCCTGGATGCGCTGACCGAGCACCTCGACGCGATGCCCGACAGCGGGCCGTACGACGGGCCCGACGATCGGCCGTACGAGACCAACGACCTGACCGAGGAGACGTCATGA